The genomic window CCGTCAGCGACGATCTGATCGCCTGGCACGAACTGCCGCTGGCACTTACGCCCCATCGTTATGGCGATTGGTGTTTTTCCGGGAGCGCGGTCGTCGATGCGGAAAACACGTCGGGTTTCAAAAAAGGCGACGGCGATCTACTGGTCCTCGCGTACACCAGCACCGGCCGCGGCGAGTGCATCGCCTACAGCAATGACGAGGGGCTGACCTGGACTGAGTTCGAAGGCAATCCGGTCGTACGTCATCAGGGACGCGACCCGCGACTCCTCGGGCATGCTCCGAGCAACCGCTGGGTGATGGCCGTATACGACGAGACCGACGGCAAGCGATGGATCGCGTTCTATACGTCCGCCGATCTGAAGGTCTGGGAGTTCGCCAGCCGCATCGAAGGCTTCTTCGAATGCCCGGATCTCTTCGAGATCGCGAGCGATGACGATGAATCGCTATCACGGTGGGTGCTGCACGCAGCCGATGGCAAATACGTGCTCGGCAAATTCGACGGGCGCGTCTTCACGCCCGAAACCGAGAAACAACAACTCTGGCACGGCAACTTTTACGCGGCGCAGACGTACAGTAATGCCCCCGATGGCCGGCGGGTACAAATCGGCTGGGCGCAGGGGATCGCCTTTCCCGACATGCCCTTCAATCAGCAGATGACGATCCCCGTCGATCTCTTGTTGCGAGCAACGCCGGCCGGCCCGCGATTGTTTGCGTGGCCCGTCGACGAATCGGAATCGCTGCGCTCGATGCTGCACGCGTTTGCCGACATTCGCGTGGCGCCGGATGAAAACCCGCTCGAGGACACCTCGGGCGAACTGTTCGACATCGAAGCAGAAATCGATCTGGGAGACGTGCAGGAATGCGGCTTCGTAATTCGCGGCGCGCCGGTCACGTATAATGTCGAGCGGCACGAGATCGCGTGCGGCGCGCAAAAGGCGCCGCTTGCGGCCGAAGATAACGTGATCCGTTTGCGGCTACTGGCCGATCGAGGTTCGATCGAACTCTTCGGTAACGGAGGGCAGATGGCACTGTCCGCCGCCGCGACGCTCGAGGCCGACAACCGCAAGCTTGAATTCTTCGTCCGCGGCGGCCGGGCGCGCGTCCGCTCGCTAACGGTCTATGAATTGCGATCGGCGTGGAAATAGCTACGCCGTCGAGGTCGCCGCGTCATCGGTGGGCGGCGCGACGTCCTCCGTAGGCGGGGCCGTTTCGTCCCCTGCCACGCACGTGGCGAGCACCAGGTCGCCCGATACGTTGAGCACCGTGCGGCACATGTCGCACAACCGGTCGACGCCGAGGATGATGGCGATCCCTGCTGGCTCGACCCCGACGTTGCGTAACACGATCATGATCAGCGGGATCGAACCTCCTGGCACGCCGGCCGTGCCTACGCCGGCCAGGATCGACATCAAGACGACCTTGATCTGGTCCACGACGGTCAGATCCTTGTTGAACACCTGTGCGAGAAAGAGCACGACGACGCCTTCGTAGAGCGCGGTGCCGTTCTGATTGCCAGTTGCCCCCACGGTAAGGACGAAACGCGAGATTTCGGGGGGAAGACGCAGCTTTTCGCGCGCCACGCGCAACGAGACCGGTAGCGTAGCGTTCGACGAGCTGGTGCCGAACGCCGTCAGCGCCGCATCGGAGATGTCGCGGAAGAATTGCCAAGGATTGCGCCGCGCGATGCCGGCCAAGGCCAACGAATAGACGACGAACATCTGGATCGACAGCCCCAACACCACGGTCGCCACGAACCAGAACAACGTGCCCAGCACGTCGGGGCCCTGGCGCGCGGTGATGCCGAAAACCAGGCACGCGACACAGTACGGGGCCAACTGCATGGCGATGCCAATAATCACCATGCTGACGTCGAAGATGCCTTCGAGCACGCCGACGAGCGGCCCGGTGCGTTCGGGACTCATGGCCAGGGCCACGCCGAGCATCAGCGCGAAGAACATCACGGCCAGCATGCCGTTCCCGGGCGAGCTACCGTCGAGTGCACCGCTCATCTCCTGAAGGGGGTTCTCAGGAATGATGTCCAGAAGCGTCCTGGCGATCGTTTTTGCGTCATCGGCTTTTTTCTCGGCGCTCACCATCTCCTTCAAGTAATGCGCCGATAACTCGGACCGCTTCTCGGGCGAGAGCCGCTTGCCAGGCTGAATCACGTTCACGAGCACCAGGCCAATGACGACGGAACTGGCCGAGAAGATGAATGTGAAGAAGAGCGTCCTCGCGCCGACGCGCCCGAGTCGTCGCAGGTCGCCCAGTTCGAGCACGCCCAATGCGAGCGCCGAAATCACGAGCGGCAGCACCACCATGAACACCAGCCGCAAGAAAATGCGGCCGATCGTGTCGGTCCATTCCAGAAGGCGGCCGAGGTTGAGCGAATCGTGATAATAATTCGCCACCGCGCCCAGCAAGGCTCCCACGACCAGACCGATCAGAATGCGGGTGTGCAGCGGTAACCGACGACGTTTCGTAGCGCCCGGAGGCGAACCAGCCTGCTCAGCGGTAGTGTGGGGCGGCGTCATCTTGTGACGGTTAGCTCCGCGAACAATCGATGCAATCGGCTCATCGGCAAAACACGAACCGGGCATTGTAGCGGCCCGCTTCCCGCCTCGCACTACGGGGCCTGGCGCAGTAGACTTTGAGACCCCGGGCCGGACCCGCTTCGCTTGTTCCGGCGCCCGCTGCTGCAAGCCATCCTCTCACCCGAGACCTTTGGCCACGCATGGATTACTTCAAATACGTGATCGACCTGGTGCTGCATTTCGACAAGCACCTGTCGCAATTCATCGCCGAGTACGATCAGTGGACGTACCTGATCCTGTTTTTAATTATTTTTTGCGAGACAGGACTGGTCGTTACGCCGATTCTGCCGGGCGATTCGCTACTGTTCGCCGCCGGTGTCTTTGCGGCCAAGGGCCAGTTGAACCTGGGGCTTTTATTCGCCTTGCTGGGCGCGGCGGCCGTACTGGGGGACGCCGTAAATTACGCCATCGGCAAGTTCATGGGTCCGAAAGTGCTCACGCGCGACGGCCGGTTCTTGAAAAAGAAATATCTCGAGCGCACCCACCAGTTCTACGAACGCTACGGCGGCAAGACGATTATCCTCGCGCGGTTCGTGCCGATCGTACGCACCTTCGCCCCCTTTCTGGCGGGTGTGGGGACGATGTCGTATTGGCAGTTCGGCACGTACAACATCATTGGCGCCGTGTTGTGGATCTCGCTCTGCCTCTTGTTCGGATATTTCTTCGGCAACATCGACTTCGTGCAGAAGCACTTCGAGTTGGTGCTGCTGGTGATCATCTTTATATCGATCTTGCCGGCTGTCTTCGAAGCGTGGCGCGCGTGGCGTCACGGTCATGCTGCGAGTGCCTCGACGCCGGCCGTGCCTGATGCCGTCGATTCGGAGGGCTAGGCGAGCGGGGAGTATGCGTTCAAGGGGGAGATCGGTTCAGCCCGAGGTCGTGCGAGCCGAACGTGATGAAATCCGCGCATATGTCCATGCGAGAATTCGTGGCCATCGCGCAGCGCGTCATCGCGGAGTTGGGCGATCCGTTCCGTCGCTGGCTGGAAAATATCGTCGTCGACGTCGAAATCACTCCCACCCGCGAGATGCTCGAGGAGGCCGGCCTCGACCCGAACGAGGAAACGCTGCTCGGGCTGTTCATCGGCCGTGCGGTGACCGACCAGGAATACGGCGAGCACGCCCCGAATCAGATCCTACTCTTCAAACGCCCGATCGAAGAAGCTTGCCGCAATCGCGCGGAAGTGGCCTATGAGATTCGGCGTACACTGATCCACGAAATGGCACACCACTTCGGCTACTCGGAAGAAGACCTGGAAGAGTACGAGTCGCGACCTAGCCCTTTCGACGAAAACCCTGGTGAAGAAGACGAGTGAACCCGTGCGGGCCAACGATTGTCCCTGCGGTCGGAAGCGCTTAAGGGCGTACGATCTGATTTTTCGAGCACTCGGACACGCCACCATCAGCAACTCTTTGGTTTCCGCCCCATGACAAACTCAACTGCGCCCTCGTCAACCGATCACAGCAAGCCGGTGCAGACGTGGGATCCCGCGCTCTACGACGCCAGGCATTCCTTCGTTTACAAGGCTGCGGCCGACCTGCTGGGCCTGTTGGCGCCGCAGGCCGGAGAAAAGATCATTGACCTGGGTTGTGGCACAGGGCCGCTCACGGCGCAGATTGCCGCGGCCGGCGCACAAGTGATGGGACTCGATTCCTCGGAGGCGATGGTTCGCGAGGCGCGGCGCAATTTCCCGGCGATCGAGTTTCAAGTGGCGGATGCACGCTCGTTCCATGTCGCTGAGCCGCAAGACGCCGTGTTCAGCAACGCGGTGCTGCACTGGGTACAGCCTCCCGAGGAGGCCATCCGCGCGATCGCCGCGGCCCTGCGCCCCGGCGGACGCTTCGTGGCCGAATTCGGGGGATACGGATGCGTGGCGCGGATCATTACCGCGACAAATCGGGCCATGGCCGGGTCCGACGTCAAGCGGCAATGGTTTTTTCCCAGCGTTGGCCAGTACACACCCCTGTTAGAGGCCGGCGGATTCGAAGTCCGCTTCGCCACGCTCTTCGATCGGCCGACGCCGCTCGACGAAGGGGAGCAAGGCTTGCGCAACTGGCTGCGCATGTTTGCCGGCGCGTATTTCGACGCGCTCGACGAAGACAAACGTGAGAGGACGTTTGCCGCGATCGAGACAGAATTGCGCCGCCATCTATGGCAGGACGACCACTGGGTCGCCGACTATCGCCGCATTCGCCTGGTGGCGCATAAGCTCTGAACGCGACCTGGCCGCTCCCGATGTTCGGCCAGGATTGCGATTCCTTCTCTTTTCTGCGAAATCTGCGTAATCTGTGGATGTATTCTGCTCGACACCACGCCCGGCGCCAGGCCTGAAAATGACGGTGAAGATCCTCATCCGCGAAGCCACGATCGATGATGTGCGCACGATCGTCGAGTTCAATCGCCAGTTGGCGGTCGAAACCGAGTCGAAGGAACTGGACCCCGCCGTATTAACGCTGGGCGTGGAGCGCGCACTCGCCCAGCCCGAAATGTGCCGGTACTTCATGGCCGAGATCGGCACCGAGGTCGTGGGCCAGACGATGATCACCTACGAATGGAGCGACTGGCGCAACGGCGTCTTCTGGTGGATCCAAAGCGTGTACGTCCATCCGCGCTATCGCGGCGGCGGTGTCTTTCGCGCACTGCACGACTACATCAGCACGCTGGCCAAGGCCGAACCGAATATCTGTGGGCTGCGGCTTTATGTCGACCAGCACAACCATGCGGCCATGGCGACGTACAAACGCCTGGGAATGACGCCGTCCGGGCATCATGTGTACGAATGCGACTGGTCAGGCGCCGTCAAAGAACTCGACGCGCACTAGGGACGCGGGGGGCGGCGCATTTTTCGCGCCGCTACCTTGAGCGGAGCCTTGCCGTTTACACCGGCCCGACGTGACCTTGCGCAAATCGTTCGGCGAAAAACAGGCCGGCAAAGACCTTCGGGTCGAC from Pirellulales bacterium includes these protein-coding regions:
- a CDS encoding dicarboxylate/amino acid:cation symporter, with the translated sequence MTPPHTTAEQAGSPPGATKRRRLPLHTRILIGLVVGALLGAVANYYHDSLNLGRLLEWTDTIGRIFLRLVFMVVLPLVISALALGVLELGDLRRLGRVGARTLFFTFIFSASSVVIGLVLVNVIQPGKRLSPEKRSELSAHYLKEMVSAEKKADDAKTIARTLLDIIPENPLQEMSGALDGSSPGNGMLAVMFFALMLGVALAMSPERTGPLVGVLEGIFDVSMVIIGIAMQLAPYCVACLVFGITARQGPDVLGTLFWFVATVVLGLSIQMFVVYSLALAGIARRNPWQFFRDISDAALTAFGTSSSNATLPVSLRVAREKLRLPPEISRFVLTVGATGNQNGTALYEGVVVLFLAQVFNKDLTVVDQIKVVLMSILAGVGTAGVPGGSIPLIMIVLRNVGVEPAGIAIILGVDRLCDMCRTVLNVSGDLVLATCVAGDETAPPTEDVAPPTDDAATSTA
- a CDS encoding GNAT family N-acetyltransferase, whose protein sequence is MKILIREATIDDVRTIVEFNRQLAVETESKELDPAVLTLGVERALAQPEMCRYFMAEIGTEVVGQTMITYEWSDWRNGVFWWIQSVYVHPRYRGGGVFRALHDYISTLAKAEPNICGLRLYVDQHNHAAMATYKRLGMTPSGHHVYECDWSGAVKELDAH
- a CDS encoding DedA family protein, which codes for MDYFKYVIDLVLHFDKHLSQFIAEYDQWTYLILFLIIFCETGLVVTPILPGDSLLFAAGVFAAKGQLNLGLLFALLGAAAVLGDAVNYAIGKFMGPKVLTRDGRFLKKKYLERTHQFYERYGGKTIILARFVPIVRTFAPFLAGVGTMSYWQFGTYNIIGAVLWISLCLLFGYFFGNIDFVQKHFELVLLVIIFISILPAVFEAWRAWRHGHAASASTPAVPDAVDSEG
- a CDS encoding methyltransferase domain-containing protein; protein product: MTNSTAPSSTDHSKPVQTWDPALYDARHSFVYKAAADLLGLLAPQAGEKIIDLGCGTGPLTAQIAAAGAQVMGLDSSEAMVREARRNFPAIEFQVADARSFHVAEPQDAVFSNAVLHWVQPPEEAIRAIAAALRPGGRFVAEFGGYGCVARIITATNRAMAGSDVKRQWFFPSVGQYTPLLEAGGFEVRFATLFDRPTPLDEGEQGLRNWLRMFAGAYFDALDEDKRERTFAAIETELRRHLWQDDHWVADYRRIRLVAHKL
- a CDS encoding glycoside hydrolase family 32 protein, which codes for MRFLLVIVSMLFSSAATLRAEDRADLVIADFEADDYGEWRAEGEAFGAGPARGTLANQMAVSGYEGKGLVNSYLGGDGTQGTLTSPPFKIERRYINFLVGGGHHPTETCIDLLVDGRVVDSATGPAAGGGNEHLEWHTFDVRQLADKEAVIQLVDRNTGGWGHVLVDQITQSDERLAAEPAMRELPITARYLNLPVRTGAAPRHVRLEVEGRTVRELDVELADAIKPEGKSVAAPLAMRPRIRPGALSLWAPVDLNEYRGKTLRIEVAALPKESQALELASLDDEPRVLAPVYHEKLRPQFHFTSRRGWLNDPNGLVYVAGKWHLFYQHNPYGWHWGNMHWGHAVSDDLIAWHELPLALTPHRYGDWCFSGSAVVDAENTSGFKKGDGDLLVLAYTSTGRGECIAYSNDEGLTWTEFEGNPVVRHQGRDPRLLGHAPSNRWVMAVYDETDGKRWIAFYTSADLKVWEFASRIEGFFECPDLFEIASDDDESLSRWVLHAADGKYVLGKFDGRVFTPETEKQQLWHGNFYAAQTYSNAPDGRRVQIGWAQGIAFPDMPFNQQMTIPVDLLLRATPAGPRLFAWPVDESESLRSMLHAFADIRVAPDENPLEDTSGELFDIEAEIDLGDVQECGFVIRGAPVTYNVERHEIACGAQKAPLAAEDNVIRLRLLADRGSIELFGNGGQMALSAAATLEADNRKLEFFVRGGRARVRSLTVYELRSAWK
- a CDS encoding metallopeptidase family protein, with translation MSMREFVAIAQRVIAELGDPFRRWLENIVVDVEITPTREMLEEAGLDPNEETLLGLFIGRAVTDQEYGEHAPNQILLFKRPIEEACRNRAEVAYEIRRTLIHEMAHHFGYSEEDLEEYESRPSPFDENPGEEDE